The following are from one region of the Melitaea cinxia chromosome 7, ilMelCinx1.1, whole genome shotgun sequence genome:
- the LOC123654856 gene encoding lipase 1-like → MAELQIEYGKVSCKNLGNGYSENNSDVLLNSLQLIQKYNYSAEEHIVVTKNGYQLKTFRLPNKGPPVLLVHGIGDSSDSWLVLGPQYSLAYLLADAGFDVWLFNARGNRYSKKHTGKPSRKSYWNFSYEEIGSEDVPATIDYILSTTRHSKLTYIGFSQGTTVFFVMCSLLPEYNSVINHAILLAPVAWMKYIKYPLIDFFSQNLNNLISLDTKLKVYEVFPFNINLNIYHSLVCNVHSPFKLLCELELFVNFGLKTFTNLLPDRLPIIMSHIPVGTSSKTFFHFIQGYGTKRFQRFDYGIEKNQKVYASSLPPEYDVSLITAPMTLVVSEEDWFSDTNDVEILRSRLKTVDKYVVINKSLQFTHLEFVYGSRVNTIINKPVINILKTLTSR, encoded by the exons ATGGCTGAGCTTCAAATCGAGTACGGTAAAGTGAG TTGTAAAAATTTAGGAAACGGATACTCAGAAAATAATTCTGATGTGTTATTGAATTCATTACAGTtgattcaaaaatataattattctgcTGAAGAGCATATCGTAGTTACTAAAAATGGATACCAATTAAAAACATTTCGTTTACCGAACAAAGGACCTCCAGTTTTGTTAGTTCACGGAATTGGTGACAGTTCTGACTCTTGGTTAGTGCTCGGACCGCAATATTCTTTAGCCTATCTTTTAGCAGATGCTGGATTCGACGTGTGGCTTTTCAATGCTAGAGGTAACAGATACAGCAAAAAACACACAGGAAAACCGAGTCGAAAATCATACTGGAATTTCAGTTACGAGGAGATCGGTTCTGAAGATGTACCTGCTACTATAGATTATATACTTTCAACAACAAGACACTCAAAACTAACGTATATTGGGTTTTCTCAAGGGACAACAGTATTTTTCGTGATGTGTAGTTTGTTACCTGAATATAATTCAGTGATTAACCATGCTATATTATTGGCGCCAGTAGCGTGgatgaaatatataaagtacCCTTTGATTgactttttttctcaaaatttaaataacttgataTCATTAGATACAAAACTGAAGGTGTACGAAGTTTTCCcttttaacataaatttgaATATCTACCACTCTTTAGTGTGTAACGTACATTCtccgtttaaattattatgtgaATTGGAATTATTCGTAAATTTTGGACTAAAAAcgtttacaaatttattaccTGACCGTTTGCCAATTATAATGAGTCACATACCCGTCGGTACATCGTCgaaaacattttttcattttattcagGGGTATGGAACAAAAAGGTTCCAGAGATTCGATTATGGAATAGAAAAAAACCAAAAGGTTTACGCATCGTCGTTGCCTCCTGAATATGATGTATCTTTAATAACAGCACCAATGACTTTAGTTGTAAGTGAAGAAGACTGGTTCAGTGATACCAACGATGTAGAAATATTAAGAAGTAGGCTTAAAACTGTAGATAAGTatgttgttattaataaatctttacaGTTCACACACCTTGAATTTGTGTATGGTTCTCGTGTgaatacaattattaacaagccagtgataaatattttaaaaactttaacgaGTAGGTAA